In Horticoccus luteus, the following proteins share a genomic window:
- a CDS encoding helix-turn-helix transcriptional regulator has product MNLDFERKLTLPPRDRAHWHAPAAHPGPLLYLAWGQRQYGLSPIPVTRHEGWVYAAIESGTPTLVRANHRDSVRAKTILILGPECAFGWADEGEKTSRLLVSTWRAPLLTPLAKLPANAALQFSFSPAELGEWQRLHALCRIEARRDDDQTARVLNALQILIEAQLVRLGVEKRNAFGDELLAQALEWIGAHLETRQPLARLADYLGVSSATVQRMFDERLGASVMKVVADLRRREADRMLAQKGTTIKEVAFRLGYSHPHDFSRAYQKQTGRPPKSAK; this is encoded by the coding sequence TTGAATCTCGATTTTGAGCGCAAATTAACCCTCCCGCCACGCGACCGGGCGCATTGGCACGCCCCCGCGGCCCACCCCGGTCCGTTGCTGTATCTTGCGTGGGGACAACGCCAATACGGACTTTCGCCCATCCCCGTGACGCGGCACGAGGGATGGGTTTATGCGGCCATTGAGTCGGGCACGCCAACCCTCGTGCGTGCGAACCATCGGGACTCGGTCCGCGCAAAGACTATCCTGATTCTCGGACCCGAATGTGCGTTCGGTTGGGCGGACGAAGGCGAGAAGACCAGCCGCTTATTGGTCAGTACCTGGCGGGCGCCCTTGCTGACGCCGCTGGCAAAATTGCCCGCAAATGCCGCTCTGCAGTTCAGCTTTTCCCCGGCCGAACTCGGCGAATGGCAGCGGCTTCACGCGCTGTGCCGGATCGAAGCACGCCGAGATGACGACCAGACGGCGCGTGTTCTCAACGCCCTGCAAATCCTCATCGAAGCGCAGCTCGTGCGCTTAGGCGTGGAGAAGAGAAATGCGTTTGGCGACGAATTGCTGGCGCAGGCGCTCGAGTGGATCGGCGCGCATTTGGAAACCCGTCAACCGCTGGCCCGGCTCGCCGACTATCTTGGTGTGTCATCCGCCACAGTGCAGCGCATGTTCGACGAACGCCTTGGTGCGTCTGTCATGAAAGTGGTGGCTGACCTGCGTCGTCGCGAGGCCGATCGGATGCTCGCGCAGAAAGGCACGACGATCAAGGAAGTCGCCTTCCGCCTGGGCTATAGCCATCCCCACGACTTTAGCCGCGCCTACCAAAAGCAAACCGGCCGCCCGCCGAAATCGGCGAAATAG
- the rpsR gene encoding 30S ribosomal protein S18, translated as MSTSDQSQHTPTPAEISFTTPQMMSRYVTDTGKILPRKYTGLSAKHQRAVTRTIKHSRNLLLAL; from the coding sequence ATGAGCACTTCCGACCAATCGCAGCACACCCCGACGCCCGCCGAGATCTCTTTCACGACGCCTCAAATGATGAGCCGCTACGTGACCGATACCGGCAAGATCCTTCCCCGCAAATACACGGGGCTCTCGGCCAAGCATCAGCGCGCCGTCACGCGGACGATCAAGCATTCGCGCAATCTCCTGTTGGCGCTGTAA
- a CDS encoding L-threonylcarbamoyladenylate synthase, translating into MASRTTARIYRGTPRNLRRLANALRAGELVAVPTETVYGLAANVWDFRACANVFEAKGRPSTDPLIVHIRLLGELHEVAVANDAALALARAFWPGPLTLILPKRATVPDIATAGLPSVAVRMPAHPLFRRLLKAADVPLAAPSANRFGYISPTTALHVQEGLGQHIRYILDGGSAAIGLESTIVDLRNPRQPRVLRPGAISAAQISAVLKRPVRTKHGQPSAASAAAQVSPGQMLRHYSPRTPLTLHSSLTLEAARRAPHEAWIFLRTPAGLRKGDANIRSFSRRGTLEEVAHRLFAILREVDAGRWRAIHAELPLPDAGDLAAAIRDRLHRAAAR; encoded by the coding sequence ATGGCATCCCGCACTACGGCCCGCATCTATCGGGGGACCCCACGAAACCTTCGCCGTCTCGCCAACGCGCTGCGTGCGGGGGAACTCGTGGCTGTCCCGACGGAAACGGTTTATGGACTGGCGGCCAACGTTTGGGACTTCCGCGCCTGCGCCAACGTGTTCGAGGCCAAGGGACGCCCCAGCACCGACCCGTTGATCGTCCACATCCGGCTGCTTGGAGAGCTCCACGAAGTCGCCGTGGCGAACGACGCTGCTCTAGCACTGGCGCGCGCGTTCTGGCCCGGGCCGCTCACGCTCATCCTTCCGAAGCGGGCGACCGTGCCTGACATCGCCACTGCCGGGCTTCCGAGTGTCGCCGTGCGGATGCCGGCCCATCCGCTCTTTCGGCGTTTGCTGAAAGCGGCCGACGTTCCGCTGGCGGCACCCAGCGCGAATCGTTTTGGCTATATCAGCCCGACGACGGCCCTCCATGTGCAGGAGGGGCTCGGACAACACATCCGATACATTCTCGATGGCGGCAGCGCGGCCATCGGACTTGAATCAACGATCGTCGATCTCCGGAACCCGCGGCAACCACGCGTGCTTCGACCGGGTGCGATATCCGCCGCGCAGATCTCGGCCGTGCTCAAGAGGCCGGTGCGGACGAAACATGGTCAACCCTCAGCGGCGTCGGCCGCAGCTCAAGTTTCACCGGGGCAGATGCTTCGCCACTACAGCCCGCGGACGCCTTTGACTCTCCATTCCAGCCTCACTCTCGAGGCTGCCCGACGCGCGCCTCACGAAGCATGGATATTTTTGCGCACGCCGGCGGGCCTCCGAAAGGGCGACGCTAATATTCGCAGTTTCAGCCGGCGGGGGACCTTGGAGGAAGTGGCCCACCGGTTGTTTGCCATTCTGCGCGAAGTCGACGCCGGGCGCTGGCGTGCGATTCACGCCGAACTACCGCTGCCGGATGCCGGCGACCTCGCTGCAGCGATCCGCGACCGATTGCATCGGGCCGCGGCCCGATAG